Proteins found in one Quercus robur chromosome 2, dhQueRobu3.1, whole genome shotgun sequence genomic segment:
- the LOC126713796 gene encoding putative disease resistance protein RGA3, with protein sequence MTELALSIAENVIKKLGSLAYQEICMSQDIASNLTKFQLTMSTIQAVLMDAEEKQVRNRALSVWLEQLKDVFYDAIDVLDEFECEDLRRKVVETYGNTSEQVLHSVLHSSFNPLGFRFKMGHRIKKIIERLEEIAKVRAQFYLNERLDDKSIGHREREMTHSFLCDSNVIGRADDKQKIVDLLMRPNEDNNAFVIAIVGIGGMGKTTLAQWVYNDERIARNFDTRIWVCVSDDFNILKLAKEILKCAGGRISENMTMDEVQVSLRNTLNEKNFFIVLDDVWNDDRSKWIDLKNLLIGGAKRSKIVVTTRIQEVALMMASGPIHNLKGLSEDDCLSLFLMWAFKEGEKQQYPTLIKIGKEIVTKSKGVPLAVKTLGGLLYSKFDDRDWIFIRDNEIWKLEQKENDILPALRLSYDQLPSSLKQCFAYCSLYPKDHIYFSDELIQSWMANGLLHNSNKNPQELEDIGLQYVKELFSRSLFQEFSDFGYCYIFKMHDLVHDLSLYVAQSDHCLVENTDNRKNYEKVRHVSILDYNLGADELTTFLHKLNNGARTIIFRNEDVDPINVNESFFKTCISRFKYLRLLDLRFLRFEVLPSSIGSLKHLRYLRLRRNKQIKKLPNSICDMQNLETLILDGCGGLEELPRDIRKMISLRYLWITTKQSRLLENGIECLYSLRTMIFYKCLKLESLPEGIQCLTSLRRLEFTSCESLMSLPRGLKYLIELESLIIFDCGKLNLMEGEDYPTSLRSLRIGSLPQLVALPQWLIRFGNTLQVLIIHFFENLEALPEWFPYLISLRKLVIWACPKLSSLPERMDCLTSLKELEIGYCLQLRRNCKRDVGKDWPKIAHVPLLKIV encoded by the coding sequence ATGACGGAGTTGGCCTTATCCATTGCAGAAAATGTCATCAAGAAGCTAGGATCCCTTGCTTACCAAGAAATTTGCATGTCACAGGACATTGCAAGCAATCTGACAAAGTTTCAGCTCACCATGTCCACCATTCAAGCCGTGTTGATGGATGCCGAGGAGAAGCAAGTCAGAAATCGAGCCCTAAGTGTTTGGCTAGAGCAACTCAAAGATGTCTTTTATGATGCCATTGATGTGCTGGATGAATTCGAGTGTGAAGATCTACGAAGGAAAGTGGTGGAAACATATGGAAACACAAGCGAACAGGTACTTCACTCTGTTTTGCATTCTTCTTTTAACCCTCTTGGCTTTCGTTTTAAAATGGGTCATAGAATCAAAAAGATCATAGAGAGGTTAGAAGAGATAGCAAAGGTTAGAGCTCAGTTTTATCTTAATGAGCGACTTGATGATAAGAGTATTGGGCACAGGGAGAGGGAGATGACCCATTCCTTTCTTTGTGATTCTAATGTTATTGGGAGGGCTGATGATAAGCAAAAGATAGTGGATCTTTTGATGCGCCCAAATGAAGATAATAATGCATTTGTGATTGCTATAGTGGGCATCGGAGGGATGGGCAAGACAACACTTGCTCAGTGGGTGTATAATGATGAAAGGATTGCTAGAAATTTTGACACTAGAATATGGGTATGTGTGTCAGACgactttaatattttaaaactgGCAAAAGAAATCCTTAAATGCGCAGGTGGTAGAATTAGTGAAAACATGACTATGGATGAAGTGCAAGTCAGTTTACGAAACACATTGAACGAGAAAAACTTCTTCATCGTGTTGGATGATGTTTGGAATGATGATCGTAGTAAATGGATTGATCTAAAGAATTTGTTAATAGGAGGTGCCAAAAGGAGTAAAATTGTTGTCACTACACGGATTCAAGAAGTTGCCTTAATGATGGCTTCTGGACCCATCCACAACTTGAAAGGTCTTTCGGAGGACGATTGCCTGTCCTTATTCTTAATGTGGGCATTCAAGGAAGGAGAGAAGCAACAATATCCAACACTAATTAAGATTGGAAAAGAAATCGTGACAAAAAGTAAAGGCGTTCCTTTAGCTGTAAAAACTTTAGGAGGCTTACTTTATTCAAAATTTGATGATCGTGATTGGATTTTTATTAGGGATAATGAAATATGGAAATTGGagcaaaaggaaaatgatattttacctGCCTTAAGATTGAGTTACGATCAATTGCCATCAAGCTTAAAACAATGTTTTGCTTATTGCTCGTTATATCCAAAGGATCATATCTATTTTAGTGACGAGTTGATTCAATCTTGGATGGCTAATGGTCTTCTCCATAACTCCAACAAAAATCCTCAAGAATTGGAAGATATTGGCCTACAATATGTAAAAGAGTTATTTTCAAGATCTCTCTTTCAAGAATTTAGTGATTTTGGTTACTGTTATATCTTTAAAATGCATGATTTAGTTCATGATCTTTCATTATATGTTGCACAAAGTGATCATTGCTTAGTTGAAAACACTGATAACCGGAAAAATTATGAGAAGGTTAGGCATGTGTCGATTTTGGACTATAATTTGGGTGCTGATGAACTGACAACATTTTTACACAAGTTGAACAATGGTGCACGAACGATTATTTTCCGAAATGAAGATGTAGACCCTATTAATGTTAATGAATCCTTTTTTAAAACATGCATTTCAAGATTTAAGTACCTGCGGTTGCTAGATTTGAGGTTTTTAAGGTTTGAGGTGTTGCCAAGCTCCATTGGTAGTTTGAAGCATTTGAGGTATCTTCGCTTAAGGCGTAATAAGCAGATCAAAAAATTGCCCAACTCCATTTGTGACATGCAAAATTTGGAAACTTTGATACTTGATGGATGTGGAGGGCTTGAAGAGTTGCCAAGAGATATAAGGAAGATGATCAGTCTCAGATATTTGTGGataaccacaaaacaatcacgTTTGCTAGAAAATGGAATTGAGTGTCTATATTCTCTTCGAACTATGATCTTCTACAAATGTCTCAAATTGGAGTCTTTACCTGAAGGGATTCAATGCCTCACATCTCTACGTAGGTTGGAGTTCACGTCTTGTGAAAGCTTGATGTCTTTGCCACGTGGTCTGAAATATCTAATTGAGTTAGAAAGCCTCATAATCTTTGATTGTGGAAAGCTTAATTTGATGGAAGGGGAAGACTACCCAACGAGCCTTCGATCACTTCGAATTGGCTCTTTGCCACAACTAGTGGCTCTGCCCCAATGGCTTATAAGATTTGGCAACACATTACAGGTcttaattattcatttttttgagAACTTGGAGGCATTACCAGAGTGGTTCCCATATCTCATTTCCCTTCGAAAACTTGTGATTTGGGCCTGCCCAAAATTATCATCTTTGCCTGAGAGAATGGATTGCCTCACTTCCCTAAAAGAACTAGAGATTGGATATTGTCTTCAATTGAGAAGAAATTGCAAGCGAGATGTTGGCAAGGATTGGCCCAAGATAGCACATGTTCCTCttcttaaaattgtttga